From a single Fulvivirga ulvae genomic region:
- a CDS encoding (Fe-S)-binding protein, giving the protein MEYIGQIAFLIILGAATFVLLKRIRRIKSNINLGKDVEINDSTSQRWKNMFLIAFGQKKMFKRPLPAFLHLLIYVGFLVINIEVLEFVLDGLSGQHRMFAPFLGDVYPVLMNIFEFLAVAVLFSCTVFLIRRNIIKVKRFHAREMTAWPKLDANLILIIEIVLMIAILTMNAADQLLQRSNPEHYTATGSLFFSSMLMPLFEGMDAATLIFIERAAWWFHIVGILGFAIYVTYSKHLHIFMAFPNTYYGTLTPKGQMKNMDAVTNEVNMMLGIQPEGGTPPPAPEEIGRFGAKDINDLTWKNLMDAYACTECGRCTSECPANQTGKLLSPRKIMMDTRDRAEEVGKSLATGGKGLEDGKTLLHDFITKEEINACTSCQACVEACPVSIDPLDIIYQLKRYVAMEESGSPASWNSMFQNIETNFAPWKFAPTDRFKWADDLKKEEA; this is encoded by the coding sequence ATGGAATACATAGGACAGATAGCATTTTTAATCATACTTGGAGCAGCCACGTTTGTGCTGCTTAAACGCATTAGGCGTATAAAAAGCAATATTAATCTGGGTAAGGATGTTGAGATAAACGATAGCACTTCTCAGCGGTGGAAGAATATGTTTTTGATCGCGTTTGGTCAGAAAAAAATGTTCAAAAGACCTCTCCCAGCCTTTCTTCACTTGCTGATTTATGTAGGCTTCCTGGTCATTAATATTGAAGTGCTTGAATTTGTGCTGGATGGACTGAGCGGGCAGCATCGTATGTTTGCTCCGTTTCTTGGGGACGTCTATCCAGTGTTGATGAATATTTTTGAGTTTCTTGCCGTTGCAGTCCTTTTCTCCTGTACCGTTTTCCTCATTCGCCGGAATATTATTAAGGTAAAGCGGTTTCATGCCCGTGAGATGACTGCTTGGCCAAAGCTTGATGCAAACCTGATATTGATCATAGAGATAGTGTTGATGATTGCTATTCTCACTATGAATGCTGCAGACCAATTGTTGCAGCGATCTAATCCTGAGCATTATACAGCCACGGGCTCATTATTTTTCAGCTCTATGCTGATGCCTCTTTTTGAAGGAATGGATGCTGCCACGCTTATTTTTATTGAAAGAGCAGCATGGTGGTTTCACATAGTGGGTATCCTTGGTTTTGCTATTTATGTTACCTACTCCAAGCACCTCCATATTTTTATGGCCTTCCCCAATACATACTACGGCACACTTACGCCTAAAGGCCAGATGAAAAATATGGATGCCGTGACCAATGAAGTAAATATGATGCTGGGCATTCAGCCGGAAGGTGGTACACCCCCGCCTGCACCTGAGGAGATCGGCAGGTTTGGTGCAAAAGATATCAATGACCTGACCTGGAAAAACCTAATGGATGCCTATGCCTGTACAGAATGTGGCCGTTGTACTTCTGAGTGCCCTGCTAACCAGACAGGCAAGCTGTTATCTCCGAGAAAAATAATGATGGATACCCGCGACAGGGCAGAGGAAGTTGGTAAAAGTCTGGCTACAGGTGGTAAAGGGCTGGAAGATGGCAAAACTTTGCTGCATGATTTTATTACCAAGGAAGAGATCAATGCATGCACAAGCTGCCAGGCGTGTGTTGAAGCATGCCCGGTAAGTATCGATCCGCTGGATATTATTTACCAGCTCAAGAGGTATGTAGCTATGGAAGAGTCTGGCTCTCCTGCGAGCTGGAATAGCATGTTCCAGAATATTGAAACCAATTTTGCTCCTTGGAAATTTGCCCCTACCGATAGGTTTAAATGGGCTGATGACCTGAAAAAAGAAGAAGCATAA
- a CDS encoding sensor histidine kinase: MQGVWCIILAFLFLYTFNVYRKHYLKIWSLSWCAFALYLLTAASILQIMWIYPVDHPVWVSLTIVSISASYIQTVLLFIGTWELINERKFQKSRLFMILLLAIALATVSGILFLNDTSASDERFFVRVSVRALITGAGFLATGIWIIITTSTFKGLGKKLLTVAFIVFGLEQINYFIVGLLPLIGIEYKFPYVAHLGLLDFFLQALIGMGMVIWLLENERRDLKKANAELDSFFYSTSHDLRSPIASILGLTYLAKHQSKDQETLEIFERIEGRIQKLDEVINDILNYSKNSKRILSVTKLDFNVLLDDVIGAVKFAKGASAIRLDYEPNEKNLLNGDKDRLVTILNNLISNSVKYHDLSKADPYIKVGFHKSGGVVTITISDNGNGIDPKHHSKIFDMFYRASTDSQGSGLGLFIVKEAVKKLNGTISLESSPGVGSTFKIVIPEPEL; the protein is encoded by the coding sequence ATGCAAGGAGTTTGGTGCATCATCCTGGCATTTTTATTTCTGTACACCTTTAATGTCTACCGCAAGCACTATCTCAAGATCTGGTCTTTAAGCTGGTGTGCTTTTGCTTTATACTTGCTTACTGCTGCCTCCATTTTACAAATCATGTGGATATATCCTGTCGACCATCCCGTTTGGGTTTCACTAACTATTGTGTCGATAAGTGCTTCCTATATTCAAACCGTTTTACTTTTTATCGGTACATGGGAGTTAATCAATGAAAGAAAGTTTCAAAAATCAAGATTATTCATGATACTACTGCTTGCCATCGCACTTGCAACAGTATCTGGTATACTATTCCTTAATGATACTTCTGCCTCAGATGAGAGATTTTTTGTAAGGGTAAGTGTGAGAGCACTCATTACAGGCGCAGGCTTTCTGGCCACAGGAATCTGGATAATAATTACTACCTCAACTTTTAAAGGGCTTGGTAAAAAATTGCTTACGGTGGCTTTTATAGTGTTTGGTCTTGAACAGATCAACTATTTTATTGTAGGTCTGCTACCACTTATTGGTATAGAATACAAATTTCCATATGTTGCTCACCTTGGGCTTCTGGACTTTTTTCTTCAGGCGCTTATAGGTATGGGGATGGTCATTTGGTTGTTAGAGAATGAACGTCGCGACCTTAAAAAAGCCAATGCAGAGCTTGATAGCTTTTTTTACAGTACCTCCCATGACCTTCGTTCTCCAATAGCTTCAATACTAGGCCTCACCTACCTTGCCAAGCACCAAAGTAAAGACCAGGAAACCCTGGAAATTTTTGAACGGATAGAAGGGCGAATCCAAAAACTGGATGAGGTGATTAACGACATACTTAACTATTCTAAAAACAGTAAAAGGATACTTAGCGTAACCAAACTGGATTTCAATGTACTGCTGGATGATGTAATTGGTGCAGTAAAATTTGCCAAAGGGGCATCGGCTATCAGGCTTGATTATGAACCCAATGAAAAGAATCTGCTTAACGGAGATAAAGACAGATTAGTAACTATATTGAATAATTTAATCTCTAACTCCGTCAAATATCATGATCTCTCCAAGGCAGATCCTTACATTAAAGTTGGTTTTCATAAATCAGGAGGAGTTGTTACCATCACTATCTCAGACAATGGAAATGGCATTGACCCCAAGCACCATTCGAAGATCTTTGACATGTTTTACAGGGCTTCAACTGACTCACAAGGCTCCGGGTTAGGGCTGTTTATTGTTAAAGAGGCCGTTAAGAAACTCAACGGCACCATATCTCTGGAGTCTTCACCGGGGGTGGGATCAACTTTCAAAATTGTTATTCCCGAGCCTGAACTCTGA
- a CDS encoding (Fe-S)-binding protein — MSDNKYKVPTMAEMAAKGESPEILFWVGCAGSYDDRYKNVTRAFVKILNVVGVSFAVLGPEETCTGDPARRAGNEFLFQMQAVSNIQVLNGYNVKKVVTACPHCFNTLKNEYPALGGNYEVIHHSTFLQQLINQGKVSLKGGGEFKGRKITYHDSCYLGRANNIYEAPREVLEALDAELVEMKRCKTKGFCCGAGGGQMFKDAEPGNKEVNIDRTEEALSTGADTIAVGCPFCMTMMSDGVKNKEKEAEVKVKDLAELIAEGLGEK, encoded by the coding sequence ATGAGCGATAATAAATATAAAGTACCCACCATGGCCGAAATGGCTGCCAAAGGAGAGTCACCTGAAATCTTATTCTGGGTAGGCTGTGCTGGTTCTTATGACGACAGATATAAAAACGTTACACGGGCGTTTGTAAAAATATTGAATGTGGTAGGTGTTTCATTTGCCGTATTGGGTCCTGAAGAAACCTGTACTGGTGACCCTGCACGAAGGGCTGGCAATGAGTTTCTGTTTCAGATGCAGGCTGTTTCGAACATTCAGGTATTGAATGGCTATAATGTTAAAAAAGTAGTGACGGCTTGCCCGCATTGCTTCAATACGTTGAAGAATGAATATCCTGCCCTTGGGGGAAATTATGAAGTGATACACCATTCTACTTTTCTACAACAGTTGATCAATCAGGGGAAAGTATCCCTGAAAGGAGGAGGCGAATTTAAAGGAAGAAAGATTACTTACCATGATTCTTGTTATCTGGGGCGTGCCAATAACATATATGAAGCGCCAAGAGAAGTGCTTGAGGCGCTGGATGCCGAATTGGTCGAGATGAAACGCTGCAAGACCAAAGGCTTTTGCTGTGGAGCGGGAGGCGGTCAGATGTTTAAAGATGCCGAACCAGGCAACAAAGAAGTGAACATCGATAGAACAGAAGAGGCTTTAAGCACCGGCGCAGATACTATTGCTGTAGGTTGTCCTTTTTGTATGACTATGATGAGTGACGGTGTGAAAAACAAAGAAAAAGAAGCTGAGGTGAAGGTAAAAGACCTTGCTGAGCTTATTGCCGAAGGCCTTGGCGAAAAATAA
- the scpB gene encoding SMC-Scp complex subunit ScpB: protein MDFLQNHIEALIFCSPGPIKVNELKACLSEMFEADVPEKDIEEALKKLKEKFESDEFSFSLNHSGGGYQFLTKPAYQASIGIMLKQQSKRRLSTSALETLSIIAYKQPVTKSDVESIRGVNCDYAVQKLLEKGLLEIKGKSESIGRPLLYGTSDFFMEYFGINSLNELPTPKDFAPADDNSIGEESEN, encoded by the coding sequence GTGGATTTTCTTCAGAATCATATAGAGGCGTTGATATTTTGTTCGCCCGGCCCTATAAAGGTTAATGAACTTAAGGCATGCCTCTCTGAGATGTTTGAGGCAGATGTACCAGAAAAGGACATTGAAGAAGCTTTAAAAAAACTGAAAGAAAAATTTGAATCTGATGAATTTTCTTTCAGTTTAAACCATTCCGGAGGAGGTTACCAATTCTTAACAAAACCGGCATATCAGGCCAGCATAGGTATAATGCTGAAGCAGCAATCCAAAAGAAGATTGTCTACCTCCGCATTGGAAACACTTTCTATCATTGCCTATAAGCAGCCTGTTACCAAGTCAGATGTGGAGAGTATCCGTGGTGTTAACTGCGATTATGCAGTACAGAAGCTTCTGGAAAAAGGCCTGCTGGAGATCAAAGGAAAATCAGAATCAATCGGCAGGCCATTACTATATGGAACCAGCGATTTTTTTATGGAGTACTTTGGTATCAATAGTCTGAATGAATTGCCGACACCAAAAGATTTTGCGCCTGCAGATGATAATTCAATCGGAGAAGAGTCAGAAAATTGA
- a CDS encoding DM13 domain-containing protein, which translates to MLKKFGIVIMSLAVFMACGDDDTEEVLIDTSMPQGAFTATTDGTFVEQNDTGSTGTAELGTDENGTQFLRFGSDFSTTLATGTVTVYLSTSSEYKADPGSGNPDLRLIGPVSSTGENFFKLEPAAASKFTHVILWCGSANIPFGYAELN; encoded by the coding sequence ATGTTGAAAAAGTTCGGAATAGTAATAATGTCTTTGGCTGTATTTATGGCTTGCGGTGATGATGATACTGAAGAAGTACTGATCGACACCAGCATGCCGCAGGGAGCCTTTACCGCTACAACAGATGGTACTTTTGTAGAGCAAAATGACACGGGAAGTACAGGCACCGCAGAACTGGGAACTGACGAAAATGGCACACAGTTCCTGCGCTTCGGTTCTGATTTTTCCACGACCCTTGCCACCGGTACCGTTACTGTTTACTTGTCTACTTCTAGCGAGTATAAAGCTGACCCTGGCAGTGGCAACCCCGACCTGAGGCTTATAGGCCCGGTAAGTTCTACAGGGGAGAACTTCTTTAAACTGGAGCCTGCCGCAGCCAGCAAATTCACTCATGTCATTCTATGGTGTGGATCAGCAAACATCCCTTTTGGATATGCTGAACTGAATTAG
- a CDS encoding pseudouridine synthase, with the protein MKKSRKPENKRSKADVKGRARSQSTSKAKKDTPNIPKQDTPQEIRLNKYISNAGVCSRREADKLIAAGEIKVNGQVITELGYKVEATDKVVYKGKNLTPEKSVYVLLNKPKDFITTTDDPENRRTVMELVKNACEERIYPVGRLDRNTTGLLLFTNDGELARKLAHPSHKVKKIYRVELDKNITKEDFVKIEEGLELEDGVAVVDGLGIVDNNKKILGIEIHIGKNRIVRRIFEHLGYEVIKLDRVMYGPLDKLNLPRGKWRFLTDKEIDKLKRLN; encoded by the coding sequence ATGAAAAAATCAAGAAAACCAGAAAACAAACGTAGCAAGGCTGATGTGAAGGGCCGCGCCAGGTCACAATCCACGTCAAAAGCCAAAAAGGATACTCCTAATATTCCGAAGCAGGATACTCCACAAGAGATTCGCTTGAATAAATATATCTCCAACGCCGGAGTCTGTTCCAGACGAGAGGCGGATAAACTCATAGCTGCCGGAGAAATAAAAGTTAACGGACAGGTAATTACAGAACTTGGTTATAAAGTTGAGGCTACTGATAAGGTTGTGTATAAAGGGAAGAATTTAACCCCGGAAAAGTCTGTTTATGTACTGCTCAATAAGCCAAAGGATTTTATTACCACTACCGATGATCCGGAAAACCGCAGGACAGTAATGGAGCTGGTAAAAAACGCCTGCGAGGAAAGAATATACCCTGTAGGCCGACTTGATAGAAATACAACGGGACTTTTGCTTTTTACTAATGATGGAGAGCTTGCCCGCAAGCTGGCCCACCCTTCTCACAAAGTGAAAAAAATCTATAGGGTAGAGCTGGATAAGAATATTACCAAAGAAGATTTTGTGAAGATTGAAGAAGGGCTGGAGCTTGAAGATGGAGTGGCCGTGGTAGATGGCTTAGGCATAGTGGATAACAATAAAAAAATACTCGGGATTGAAATTCACATCGGAAAGAACCGAATAGTACGACGAATTTTTGAGCACCTTGGTTATGAAGTGATAAAACTTGACAGAGTAATGTATGGCCCGCTGGATAAACTTAATCTTCCAAGAGGTAAATGGAGGTTTTTGACAGATAAGGAAATAGACAAATTAAAGCGGCTAAACTAG
- a CDS encoding DM13 domain-containing protein, translating to MKRLFIMLLTLSGCIGTDIIDDEMEEKIVIDNPITSLKVGESHQFSAKYFNNIGQEENVVFVWTSSDESVISIENSGLAIALTPGTATLSVLAEDIATSLEVTAGDETSGDVELRSATLQTVSSYPLSGDVTLKKGSNGLILEFADNFNTTSALPGLYVYLSNNANTTNGALEVAKVAKFSGAQSYEITATSDLFEYNIVLFYCKPFVVPVGNGTLNP from the coding sequence ATGAAAAGACTATTTATCATGCTTTTAACACTCTCCGGCTGTATCGGCACAGATATTATTGACGATGAAATGGAGGAAAAGATTGTTATAGACAACCCGATAACTTCTCTCAAAGTTGGCGAATCCCACCAGTTTTCTGCTAAATACTTTAACAATATCGGCCAGGAGGAAAATGTGGTTTTTGTATGGACATCGTCAGACGAATCCGTCATTTCAATAGAAAATTCAGGACTAGCCATTGCGCTGACTCCTGGTACAGCTACCCTCAGTGTACTTGCAGAAGACATTGCCACTTCACTGGAAGTAACAGCAGGCGACGAAACCAGCGGGGACGTGGAGCTAAGATCAGCGACCCTGCAAACTGTGAGCTCATACCCGCTTTCAGGTGATGTAACACTAAAAAAGGGAAGCAACGGCCTGATCCTGGAGTTTGCGGATAACTTTAATACTACATCCGCTCTCCCCGGTTTGTATGTATACCTTTCCAACAATGCCAATACTACCAATGGTGCTCTTGAGGTAGCCAAAGTGGCAAAGTTTAGCGGGGCTCAATCGTATGAAATTACCGCAACATCTGATCTTTTTGAATACAATATAGTACTGTTTTACTGCAAACCTTTTGTAGTGCCGGTGGGTAACGGAACACTAAATCCTTAG